A window of the Helianthus annuus cultivar XRQ/B chromosome 4, HanXRQr2.0-SUNRISE, whole genome shotgun sequence genome harbors these coding sequences:
- the LOC110934832 gene encoding cyclin-D4-1, whose product MAQSHDFEVSSLLCAEDHDCISYDDDCYDDFDWDINESCNKNQNLINIVSLETEYSVLDLHLQNDPCLDLLIIKESEQFVGFDDYLDKLKNQNLFLVARQEAVNWISKVHARFNFGPLCAYLSVNYLDRFLAVYELPKDKSWMMQLLAVTCLSLAAKIEETEIPPTLDLQAFESRFVFEAKTIQRMEMVVLTTLKWRMQSVTPFSFIDSFIRKLKDCGQSQPSSRSLILKSSQLILSLIKGVDFLEFQPSEIAAAVAMSVVGIEVEKTQDSALFKHAKKERVLKCMEVVSKGCTMSFGSGTLTSWPESPISVLEAAILSRKSDNCGKRRRLNNISL is encoded by the exons atggcacAAAGTCATGATTTTGAGGTATCAAGTTTATTATGTGCAGAAGACCATGATTGCATTTCTTatgatgatgattgttatgaTGATTTTGATTGGGACATTAATGAAAGTTGTAATAAAAACCAGAACTTGATTAATATTGTGAGTCTTGAAACAGAGTACTCTGTTCTTGATTTGCATTTACAAAATGACCCATGTTTGGATTTGTTGATCATAAAAGAATCTGAACAGTTTGTGGGTTTTGATGATTATTTGGATAAATTGAAGAATCAAAACTTGTTTTTGGTTGCAAGACAAGAGGCTGTTAATTGGATTTCAAag GTTCACGCCAGGTTCAATTTTGGACCATTGTGTGCATATCTTTCTGTAAACTATTTGGACAGATTTCTTGCTGTCTATGAATTACCT aAGGATAAATCATGGATGATGCAGTTGCTGGCTGTAACTTGTTTATCACTTGCAGCAAAAATAGAAGAGACTGAAATACCCCCTACTCTGGATTTGCAg GCTTTTGAATCAAGATTTGTGTTTGAAGCCAAAACAATCCAAAGAATGGAAATGGTTGTTTTAACCACATTGAAATGGAGAATGCAATCAGTGACTCCATTTTCTTTTATTGATTCATTCATTAGGAAGCTTAAAGATTGTGGTCAAAGTCAACCCAGTTCAAGATCTTTAATCTTGAAGTCTTCCCAACTGATTTTATCTCTGATCAAAG GGGTTGACTTCTTGGAATTTCAACCATCTGAGATAGCAGCAGCAGTGGCTATGTCTGTAGTTGgaattgaagttgaaaagactcaAGATTCTGCACTCTTTAAACATGCAAAGAAG GAGAGGGTTCTTAAATGCATGGAAGTTGTTAGCAAGGGTTGTACCATGAGCTTTGGGAGTGGTACATTGACATCATGGCCTGAAAGTCCAATAAGTGTGCTTGAGGCTGCAATTTTGAGCCGTAAAAGTGACAATTGTGGTAAAAGGAGGAGGCTTAACAACATTAGCCTATGA